The following nucleotide sequence is from Pseudomonadota bacterium.
CAATGAGACCTTGGGGATACTAAAACCAATCACAATCGCCAGCGATAATGCCACCATTTCGTAAGTACCTAAAATGGGGTGACCACCGGCTCGCATGAGGACATCGGCGACGGTCAAAAACATCATCAAGGTAAGAGCTGTACCCCCAATGATATTAAGGACTTTAGTCACCCTGAGAAAAATGCCATATATCCTTTCCATTATCCCTCCTTTTTTTTATAAGTCTACCCGGATATGTTTATAGAAGTATAGGAAAGCATAGAACAATTTCTTTTATAGTACTGTTGTTATTACTCTTATCAATATTTCGTGAAATGTATCCCCGAGAACCTCCTAAAGCTATCAGATCGGTGTCCGATCTTCTCCGAGTTTATTCCCCCTTTTTATCAAGTTTGTTTATAAGAAACGTCAGATTGTTTGTCAAGTAAATTATTCCAATCTTTTTCCTGCATCCCACAAAAACAGCTTAATAGCCGACCAGTGGTGCAAAGAGGTAGAGAAGCAGAAAATTACAATTAAACCAGACAATCTCTTTAAGGTTCTGCTATAATAGTGGGACACAATGAAAGATACACTTATATGGATGTTTCAGGAAAGCCTTAAAAAATATCCAGAAGTACCCTGTTTTTTACAGAAGAAAAATGGCCATTATAGAGCGATAAATTTCAGAGAGGCTTGGGGAAAAATATATGAGATTTCAAGGGGCCTTTTATCTCTCGGTGTAAGAAAGGGTGATAGGGTTGCAATTCTATCGGAGAACTGTATTGAATGGGCCCTGATTGATATGGCAATAATCCATATAGGCGCCATCAATGTCGCAATATACACGACCCTCCCCCCTGAACAGATGGAATATATCTTATCAGATTCAGGTGCAGGGTATATATTTGTTCAGGATACCAAACACCTCGAAAAGCTAAAACGTTCAAAAAGGAACTTCGACAATCTTCGTGTAATAATGATGGGATCTGTATCTGAACCTACAGATGGAATACTGGATTTTGAAACATTCCTCGGGATGGGTAGCTCCTTGCCCCTTGACAATACCAGTTTCGATAAGCTCTGGATGGATATAGAACCTGACGAACCCGCAAGTATCATCTATACATCCGGCACAACAGGAGAACAGAAGGGTGCAGTTCTTACACATTATAACTTTATCTCTAATGTAAGCTCATGCAAAGATGTTCTTGTCTTCAAACCCGGTGAGATTATGCTATCAGTTCTTCCACTAAGCCATGTGTTTGGCCGCCTTGTTGAACATTACCTCACCCTCTCATGCGGAACAACGGGAGTGTATGTCGAAAATCTTCTCAATCTCAGAGATATTATAAGAGAGGTTAAACCCCATTATATGTGTGTTGTTCCAAGGGTTCTTGAGCTATTTAATGAAGGGCTCTTAGAGGCGATAGATAAAGAAAAAACCCTAAAAAAAATATTTCTCAGGTTCGCTCTATCCATCGACAGAAACCGTAACAGTATTACGTGGAACATTTTGAACAGGATTATATTTAAGAATATACGTATAGCAATGGGGCTTGGTAGATTAATCTTTTTTATCTCTGGTGGCGCAGCACTAAAGAAAGAGATTGCCCAGTTTTTCTATAACCTGGGCATAACAGTACTTGAAGGTTATGGTTTAACAGAGACTTCACCTGTTATTTCTGTGAATCGTCCAAAATGGATAAAATTTGGAACTGTAGGCAAACCCCTGAAGGATGTTGATGTGAGGATAGCAGAAGATGGTGAGATACTCGTGAAAGGTCAAAATGTAATGAAGTGTTATTACAATAAACCAGATGAGACATTAAGTGCAATAGATCCGGATGGATGGTTCCATACAGGCGATGTTGGTGAGATTGATAGTGATGGTTTCTTAAAAATAACAGACAGAAAAAAGGATATAATAG
It contains:
- a CDS encoding TRAP transporter small permease, whose amino-acid sequence is MERIYGIFLRVTKVLNIIGGTALTLMMFLTVADVLMRAGGHPILGTYEMVALSLAIVIGFSIPKVSL
- a CDS encoding long-chain fatty acid--CoA ligase; the encoded protein is MKDTLIWMFQESLKKYPEVPCFLQKKNGHYRAINFREAWGKIYEISRGLLSLGVRKGDRVAILSENCIEWALIDMAIIHIGAINVAIYTTLPPEQMEYILSDSGAGYIFVQDTKHLEKLKRSKRNFDNLRVIMMGSVSEPTDGILDFETFLGMGSSLPLDNTSFDKLWMDIEPDEPASIIYTSGTTGEQKGAVLTHYNFISNVSSCKDVLVFKPGEIMLSVLPLSHVFGRLVEHYLTLSCGTTGVYVENLLNLRDIIREVKPHYMCVVPRVLELFNEGLLEAIDKEKTLKKIFLRFALSIDRNRNSITWNILNRIIFKNIRIAMGLGRLIFFISGGAALKKEIAQFFYNLGITVLEGYGLTETSPVISVNRPKWIKFGTVGKPLKDVDVRIAEDGEILVKGQNVMKCYYNKPDETLSAIDPDGWFHTGDVGEIDSDGFLKITDRKKDIIVLANGQKVAPQPVEARLKESPYISEAVLFGDENGRVSAVVVPDFKRLHTLAKEQKIDTPLSDVKGIADNKEIIRFIKHEIYRLTNGFSDFEHLHRLYIMDREFSVETGEMTPTMKVKRHMVKAMFSNLHPASHFGKE